Within Staphylococcus sp. NRL 16/872, the genomic segment AAGTTACAACTTTTAGATGAATAGTTGAGACTTTTGTTAATTTCTAAAGCGTTGGTGTAATTCAGTTAATACTTCTTTATGAGGATTAAGAAAACCCTCGAGAATTTCTTTATGCACTGATTTATTTCCGATAACAATTGAATTCGGGCCTGCAATAGATAAGGATTCGCCTAATAAGTTGCTACCTATGCCTCCTACTTCATTTAATATAATCAACCCACCTGCAAAATCCCAAGGTTGTAATCTTGGCGTGATATACGCAGCTAATTGACCTTTTGATACGCTCACAATTTCTAATGCTGCACTGCCATAGGCTCTACAACTTCTACATTCATTAACAATTTCTGAGAATATGGGTCCCATTTTAGGTTTTGTCACCCAGTTAGGATTAATACCGATTAAACTTTGTTTTAATCGTGTATCTTCTATTGAAGGTAGTGGATGTTTATTTTCAAAAGCGCCTTCACCCACCTTTGCATGATAAAGCACGTCTTTCATCACATCATAAACGAAACCAGCATAAGGTTCTCCATTGTGGTAAATCCCGATTGAAATCGCAAAGTTCTCTTGTTGATGCACAAAGTTTAATGTGCCATCAATTGGATCCACTACCCATACAACACCATCGATATTCTCTAAATCATGTCCATGACCCTCTTCACCGATTACATGATGTTCTGGGTAATTGTTAGATATTGCGTCATAGATATAATTTTCAGTTGCTTTATCTACATTTGTCACTAAATCATTGGGATTTGATTTCGTTTCAATATTTAACTCTTCTTTCATCATTGTTCTAATTTTATTTCCAGATTCTAATACTAAGCCTTTAGCAAAATCGTATAATGACATTTCATCATCTCCTGTTGCTTTATATTATACAGAATTTCATTCAATTGAACTAAGTAATGTCTCTTTAGGTATATTCCTATCGTTACGTTGACTTATTACTTAATTTTAAGCTTTACAACATTGTATACCTTATTCTATTCACTTTAAACGCTTTCGCTTCCTAAGTCGGCTTATAATGTAATATGTTCAATATATGCTACAATAAATTTAAGTAAAATTTTTCTGAAAAGGAGTACTAAATATGACGCAATATACCTTTAGTCCTAAAGACTTCGAAGTATTCGACGTAGATGGTTTAGATGCACGCATGGAAGCACTAGATAAACATGTAAGACCACAACTCCATCAATTAGGAGACTATTTTGCTGAATATCTTACCTCACAAACTGGAGAAACGTTTTATGCTCATGTGGCCAAACATGCACGTAGAAGTGTGAATCCGCCTATTGATACTTGGGTTGCTTTTGCCCCAAATAAACGTGGTTATAAAATGCTACCTCATTTCCAAATTGGTTTATTCAGAGACCAATTATTCTTAATGTACGGTGTGATGCATGAAGGTAAAGATAAAGCAGAACGTGTTAAAGTCTTTGATAAACATTTTGATGAATTAAGAAATTTACCAAAGGATTATCGCGTAAATTTAGACCATATGAAAGCTGAGAAACCATTTATTAAAGATTTTAGTGACGACGAGTTACACCAAGCAATTGATCGTGTTAAGAATGTAAAAAAAGGCGAATTTTTTGTGGCACGTGTACTTGAGCCCACAGATCAACACCTTAAAACTGATAAAGACTTCTTATCATTTATTAAAGAAACTTTTGATGAATTCTTGAAATTTTATTAAATCACTATATTTAATAGAGAGAAGCTGAGACAAATATAAGATGTCTCAGCTTTTGTTTATATTTTGGCAGTCGCTGACTGGTTTAAAAATGCGCTTTGATCAAGCTTTTTTCAAGTCTAGTCAACGCAAGCTGGGGGGGAAGGTGAAATTATTTTAATTTCTCTTTCGCTCCCTTTTTATTGCAATTAAAAAATTTAGGTTGACCTAAATTTTAGATTAGGTTACTATAATTAAAAAGAAATCAAGGAGTGTTATTAATGTCCACACATAAAGAACAATCACAACTTAGTCTAGATGAAATTAACAACACTGTTGATTTTAGTGGTGACAAAAGTGCCAGTCAGAAATTTTTAGCCTTTTTAGGCCCAGGTTTATTAGTTGCAGTTGGCTATATGGATCCTGGAAATTGGATTACTTCTATGCAAGGTGGCGCTCAATTTGGTTATACCTTACTCTTTGTTATACTTATTTCAAGTTTATCCGCTATGCTATTACAAAGTATGACCG encodes:
- a CDS encoding inositol monophosphatase family protein, giving the protein MSLYDFAKGLVLESGNKIRTMMKEELNIETKSNPNDLVTNVDKATENYIYDAISNNYPEHHVIGEEGHGHDLENIDGVVWVVDPIDGTLNFVHQQENFAISIGIYHNGEPYAGFVYDVMKDVLYHAKVGEGAFENKHPLPSIEDTRLKQSLIGINPNWVTKPKMGPIFSEIVNECRSCRAYGSAALEIVSVSKGQLAAYITPRLQPWDFAGGLIILNEVGGIGSNLLGESLSIAGPNSIVIGNKSVHKEILEGFLNPHKEVLTELHQRFRN
- a CDS encoding DUF1054 domain-containing protein, which encodes MTQYTFSPKDFEVFDVDGLDARMEALDKHVRPQLHQLGDYFAEYLTSQTGETFYAHVAKHARRSVNPPIDTWVAFAPNKRGYKMLPHFQIGLFRDQLFLMYGVMHEGKDKAERVKVFDKHFDELRNLPKDYRVNLDHMKAEKPFIKDFSDDELHQAIDRVKNVKKGEFFVARVLEPTDQHLKTDKDFLSFIKETFDEFLKFY